One window from the genome of Candidatus Binataceae bacterium encodes:
- a CDS encoding FAD-dependent oxidoreductase produces MAKTRVAILGGGVAGLSAAHELAERGFAVTVYERRGLLGGKARSIAHGRATGGRRPLPGEHGFRFFPGFYRHLPDTMRRIPFANQPRGVLGNLVDAPRIEFARMGAPGLCGPARFPRTLSDVGSLIEGAWDLARAGIPAHETTYFLNRMLALATSCDERRLRTFEHQSWWDFIGAPQMSRDYQRLLAIGLSRCLVACRAEKVSARTGGTILLQLMYGLMTPGVEVDRLLNGPTEEVWINPWRKYLETLGVRFERHCRVVALDCDGTRITRAHIEQHAGRRVQSGDQVLGEPAPRTRRVEVVADYYIAALPVEVFRSRGLLSDAMLAIDPALAKLDKLYTAWMNGIQYYLYRDVPVIAGHVTYLDSPWALTSISQSQFWRDPIARDYGDGQVNGILSVDISDWDSPGLHHGPARHCSRRQIMEEVWVQLCAHLNAPGRAPVLERENLADWYLDPDIVDDAHALAHPEMRNLEPLLINTVGSWDSRPETAGPIENLLLASDYVRTYTQLASMEGANEAARRAVNAILDRTGSREPRCALWPLHEPPVLEPLRRLDATLFRRGEPNIFDRPSAQLLESGLGRAMDLVQAMSLLPMAGIATALDTLRVLQTLAAGTQLRR; encoded by the coding sequence ATGGCCAAAACGCGCGTAGCGATCCTGGGCGGCGGTGTGGCCGGCCTCAGCGCCGCGCACGAACTGGCTGAGCGCGGCTTCGCGGTAACCGTGTATGAGCGGCGCGGACTGCTCGGCGGCAAGGCGCGCAGTATCGCCCACGGCCGTGCCACCGGAGGGCGCCGGCCGCTGCCCGGCGAGCACGGCTTCCGCTTCTTTCCCGGCTTTTACCGCCACCTGCCGGATACGATGCGGCGCATTCCCTTCGCTAACCAGCCCAGGGGTGTGCTCGGCAACCTGGTCGACGCCCCTCGCATCGAGTTCGCCCGGATGGGCGCACCGGGGCTGTGCGGCCCCGCGCGTTTTCCACGCACGCTGAGCGACGTCGGCAGCCTGATCGAGGGAGCGTGGGACCTCGCCCGCGCCGGTATCCCGGCGCACGAGACGACCTACTTCCTCAACCGGATGCTGGCGCTGGCGACGAGCTGCGACGAGCGCCGGCTTCGGACCTTCGAGCATCAGAGCTGGTGGGACTTTATCGGCGCCCCCCAGATGTCGCGCGACTACCAGCGCCTCCTCGCGATCGGGCTCAGCCGATGCCTTGTCGCATGCCGCGCCGAAAAGGTCAGTGCGCGCACGGGCGGAACGATTCTGCTCCAGTTAATGTACGGGCTGATGACGCCGGGCGTCGAGGTCGATCGCCTGCTCAACGGACCGACCGAGGAGGTCTGGATCAACCCTTGGCGAAAGTATCTGGAAACGCTGGGGGTGAGATTCGAGCGCCATTGCAGAGTGGTCGCGCTCGATTGCGACGGCACTCGGATCACCCGCGCCCACATCGAACAGCACGCCGGCCGGCGAGTACAAAGCGGTGATCAGGTGTTGGGAGAGCCGGCGCCGCGGACCCGCCGGGTCGAGGTCGTCGCCGATTACTACATCGCTGCGCTGCCGGTCGAAGTGTTTCGCAGCCGCGGATTGCTGAGCGACGCCATGCTCGCGATCGACCCGGCGCTCGCCAAACTCGACAAGCTCTATACCGCATGGATGAACGGGATTCAGTACTACCTCTACCGCGACGTTCCGGTCATCGCCGGACACGTCACCTATCTCGACTCGCCGTGGGCCTTGACCTCGATTTCGCAGAGCCAGTTCTGGCGCGATCCGATCGCGCGCGATTACGGCGACGGACAGGTGAACGGCATCCTGTCGGTGGACATCTCAGACTGGGATTCGCCCGGACTGCATCACGGGCCCGCGCGGCACTGCTCGCGCCGCCAAATCATGGAGGAGGTGTGGGTGCAGCTCTGCGCGCACCTCAATGCGCCCGGCAGGGCGCCGGTGCTCGAGCGCGAGAACCTCGCCGACTGGTATCTAGACCCGGATATCGTGGACGATGCCCACGCGCTGGCGCATCCCGAGATGCGCAACCTCGAGCCGCTGCTCATCAACACCGTGGGATCGTGGGACTCGCGCCCGGAAACCGCCGGCCCTATCGAGAACCTCCTGCTGGCCTCCGACTACGTGCGGACGTACACCCAGCTGGCGAGCATGGAAGGCGCCAACGAAGCGGCGCGGCGCGCGGTCAACGCGATCCTCGACCGCACCGGCTCACGCGAACCGCGATGCGCCCTGTGGCCGCTGCACGAACCGCCGGTGCTCGAACCGCTGCGGCGGCTTGACGCGACGCTGTTTCGCCGTGGCGAGCCGAACATCTTCGACCGTCCCAGCGCGCAATTGCTCGAAAGCGGGCTCGGTCGCGCGATGGACCTGGTGCAGGCGATGTCGCTGCTGCCGATGGCGGGAATTGCAACCGCGCTCGACACCCTGCGCGTTTTGCAGACGCTGGCCGCCGGCACCCAGCTTCGCCGTTGA